A DNA window from Brenneria izadpanahii contains the following coding sequences:
- a CDS encoding sugar phosphate isomerase/epimerase family protein produces MGIRISTAPCCWGVDDVTNPHLPPWERVLSEAHQAGYKGIELGPYGYIPLDLARVSAELEKNDLIIVAGTIFDDMVSESNYQNLLRQTDEICSLITKLPQTTKDEGQHFAAPYLTVMDWGHDERDYAAGHPDRAPKLPEDIWKRTVEHFYTISKKAWEEYGVRAVIHPHAGGYIEFADEIDMIADAVPPEIAGFCLDTGHLTYSGMDPVVWLRKYASRLDYIHFKDIDAKVYAQVMKQKIRFFEACANGVMCPIGQGIVDYKAVLKLLKEINYNGFITIEQEKDPRNADASLTEVKKSLDYLISAGY; encoded by the coding sequence ATGGGAATTAGAATATCAACGGCGCCTTGCTGCTGGGGAGTGGATGATGTAACGAATCCGCATCTGCCACCGTGGGAACGCGTGTTATCCGAAGCGCACCAGGCCGGATACAAGGGAATCGAGCTCGGTCCATATGGGTATATCCCGCTGGATTTGGCGCGCGTTTCGGCGGAGCTGGAAAAGAACGATCTGATTATCGTTGCCGGCACGATCTTCGACGACATGGTATCGGAAAGCAACTATCAAAACCTCCTGCGGCAAACCGACGAAATCTGTTCGTTGATCACCAAGCTGCCGCAAACGACTAAAGACGAGGGACAGCATTTCGCCGCGCCCTATCTTACGGTAATGGATTGGGGGCACGACGAGCGTGATTACGCCGCGGGCCATCCTGACCGGGCGCCCAAACTGCCTGAAGATATCTGGAAGCGCACCGTGGAGCACTTTTACACCATCTCCAAGAAGGCCTGGGAAGAGTATGGCGTCCGCGCCGTCATTCACCCCCATGCCGGCGGATATATCGAATTTGCCGACGAAATCGACATGATTGCCGACGCCGTTCCGCCGGAAATCGCCGGATTCTGTCTGGATACCGGCCACCTGACTTATTCGGGCATGGACCCTGTCGTATGGCTGCGAAAATACGCCTCCCGGCTTGACTACATCCACTTCAAAGACATTGACGCAAAAGTATATGCCCAGGTGATGAAGCAGAAAATCCGCTTTTTCGAGGCTTGCGCCAACGGCGTTATGTGCCCCATCGGACAAGGCATCGTCGACTATAAAGCCGTACTGAAATTGCTCAAGGAAATCAACTACAACGGCTTCATCACCATAGAGCAGGAAAAGGATCCCAGAAACGCGGATGCGAGCCTCACGGAAGTTAAGAAAAGCCTGGATTACTTGATTAGCGCTGGTTACTGA